A region of Bradyrhizobium sp. SZCCHNS1050 DNA encodes the following proteins:
- a CDS encoding DUF1109 domain-containing protein: MDTDQLIRTLAADNAQRAQPVGIVLALALMAATPVSTAMLLIGLGVRPDIWLAVRNPFFDLKFVVTTALAIPALIISLHLSRPEASLQGWSWLLIAPIIVLVGGMAAEMMLPQRTPMMARLVGHNSMVCMSAIPVLSLPLLAAALFGLRHGAPSRPAMTGAIAGLVSAGMAATLYAAHCTDDSPLFVATWYTVAALIVAGLGALIGARVLRY; encoded by the coding sequence ATGGACACCGATCAGCTCATCCGCACCCTCGCCGCCGACAATGCGCAGCGCGCGCAGCCGGTCGGCATCGTGCTGGCGCTGGCCCTGATGGCGGCAACGCCGGTCTCGACCGCAATGCTGCTCATCGGCCTCGGCGTCCGGCCGGACATCTGGCTCGCGGTGCGCAATCCGTTCTTCGACCTGAAGTTCGTCGTCACCACGGCGCTGGCGATCCCGGCGCTGATCATCAGCCTGCATCTGTCGCGCCCTGAAGCTTCGCTGCAGGGCTGGAGCTGGCTCCTGATCGCGCCGATCATCGTCCTCGTCGGCGGCATGGCGGCGGAGATGATGCTGCCGCAGCGCACACCGATGATGGCGCGGCTGGTCGGCCACAATTCGATGGTGTGCATGAGCGCCATTCCCGTGCTGTCGCTGCCGCTGCTGGCCGCCGCGCTGTTCGGCCTGCGCCATGGCGCGCCGTCGCGTCCGGCGATGACGGGCGCGATCGCCGGGCTGGTCTCGGCGGGCATGGCGGCGACGCTCTATGCCGCGCATTGCACCGACGATTCGCCGCTGTTCGTGGCCACCTGGTACACGGTGGCCGCGCTGATCGTGGCCGGGCTCGGCGCGCTCATCGGCGCGAGGGTGCTGCGCTATTGA
- a CDS encoding sigma-70 family RNA polymerase sigma factor — protein sequence MRERDDEWTGWMRQAVAGDDEAYHRLLRAITPVLRAASRRGLARAGQPPDQAEDIVQEILLAVHLKRHTWDVDAPFAPWLFAIARNKLIDMLRRRGRRVFVDIDDFSETLADEPPAPTVSAGEVEAQLKTLPQRQRDVLQSIAVEAASIKQTAEKFSMSEGAVRVALHRALASLTAKLRDT from the coding sequence TTGCGCGAGCGTGACGACGAGTGGACGGGCTGGATGCGCCAGGCCGTCGCCGGTGACGACGAGGCCTATCATCGCCTGCTGAGGGCGATCACGCCGGTGTTGCGCGCAGCATCACGGCGCGGGCTGGCGCGCGCCGGTCAGCCCCCCGACCAGGCCGAGGACATCGTGCAGGAAATTCTGTTGGCGGTTCATCTCAAGCGGCACACCTGGGACGTCGACGCGCCGTTCGCGCCCTGGCTGTTCGCGATCGCGCGCAACAAGCTGATCGACATGCTGCGCCGGCGCGGCCGGCGGGTGTTCGTCGACATCGACGATTTCTCGGAGACGCTGGCCGACGAGCCGCCGGCGCCCACCGTCTCGGCCGGCGAGGTCGAGGCGCAGCTGAAGACCCTGCCGCAGCGTCAGCGCGACGTGCTGCAGTCGATCGCAGTCGAGGCTGCCTCGATCAAGCAGACCGCGGAGAAGTTTTCCATGAGCGAGGGCGCGGTGCGGGTGGCGCTGCACCGCGCGCTCGCAAGCCTCACGGCCAAGCTACGGGATACCTGA